Within the Pengzhenrongella sicca genome, the region GCGAGCGGCCAGGGTCACGCCGACGACGGCGAGCACGACCTGGAAGAGCAGTTCGATCCAGTCGATCCCGCCGGTGTCCGACGACGCGACCGCGTTGGCGAGCGCGGTGCCCAGGAGCGCCGCGACGATGCCGACGACGATCGTCAGCAGGATCGAGATGTTCTGCTTGCCCGGGGCGAAGAGACGGCCAAGTGCGCCGATGATCGCGCCGATGATGATGGCTGTGATGATTCCGCTGACGCTCATGTCTGGTCCTCCCGTGACGTGTGAGGGCCGAGTTCGACCTCCGAGTCGGAAACGCTATTGCCGGATCCGCGGGTCCGCATCTCGGGCAGGACGGGGCAATCTGCGGTATGAGGACCGGGTGCAGCGTGCCCTCGCGGCCGCGGTGCTGCGGCCCTGACCTGGGCTGGAACCGCCCCCGACGCGCTGCGTCTAGCCTGGGCAGATGCTCCGAACCGAAGTTGTGGACGAAGCCGTAGGAGTCGCCGGGCCGATCGTTGCGGTGGTCGGGGCCGCCGTCCTCGCCTTCGTGCTTGCGAGCCTGATCTCCGCCGTCGTGCGGTCGATGGCGCGCCGGTCGAACCTCGCCCTCGACCTCATCAAGCGGGCCCGGCGGCCGCTGCGCGCGGTGCTCATCATCGCGGCGGTCTGGATCGCCCTGCGGCTGTCGACGGACTCGGCGCCGTGGCGGGTCACGGTCGAGCACGCGCTGCTCATCGGCCTCATCGTCGCGGTCGCGTTCCTTATCGGCGCGCTCGCCTTCGTGGTCGAGGACGCCGCGCTGGCGCGGTACCGGATGGACGTGCCCGACAACCGGCACGCCCGTCGGGTCCGCACCCAGATCACCGTGCTGCGCCGGCTGACCGTCGTGATCCTCGCGTTCTGCGCCATCGCGGGGGTGCTGATGACGTTCCCGAGCGCCCAGGCTGCCGGCGCGAGCCTGTTCGCCTCCGCCGGCGTGATCTCGATCGTCGCCGGCCTCGCCGCGCAGAGCTCCCTCGCGAACGTGTTCGCCGGGCTCCAGCTCGCGTTCACCGACGCGATCCGGGTCGACGACGTCGTCATCGTCGAGGGCGAGTGGGGCCGGATCGAGGAGATCACGATGACCTACGTCGTCGTGCACGTGTGGGACGACCGGCGGCTCATCGTGCCGTCCACGCACTTCACGACGACGCCCTTCCAGAACTGGACCCGCCGGGACGCGAACCTGCTCGGCACCGTCGAGTTCGACCTCGACTGGTCCGTGCCCGTGACCCCGATGCGGGCCGAGCTGACGCGGCTGCTGGACGAGAGCGGCGACCTGTGGGACCACCGGGTCGGCATCCTGCAGGTCACGGAGGCCACCGGCGGGTTCGTCCAGGTCCGGGCGCTCGCGAGCGCGATCGACGCGCCGACGCTGTTCGACCTGCGGTGCTACGTGCGCGAGGGCCTGGTGGACTGGCTGCAGCGCGAGCAGCCGGCGGCCCTGCCCCGGACCCGCATCGAGGGGATGGCCGACGTCGCCCCGCGCGCCACGCCGCCCGCCGTGCGGCCCGCCCTGCCCGCGCCTTCGGCACCTTCTCTGCCCGCGCCGCCGGTGCCCGTCGAGAACCCGCCAGCCGACGTCGTCGGCGGCGACGTCGCGCCGACGCCCGTCGCGCCGACGCCCGACGTGCCAACGCCCGACGTGCCGACGCCCGACGTGCCGACGCCCGACGTGCCGGCCCCGACCGCGACGTTCCCCGTCACCCCGCCCGACCTTGCCGATGCCCCCGTGCGCCGCAGCGCGATGCGGGCGCCGTCGTCGGCCGACACCGTCCGGATCGCGACCCACAACGACGCCCGCCTGTTCACGGGCAGCATCGACGCCCTTGAGCGGGCGCAAGCCTTCGGCGGCCCCGGCCGAGAGGTGCTCGACGAGCGCGAGCAGACCGCCGAGCGGGCGCTCGGGCAGACCGGCGAGACGGCTAAAGCCGAGGCAAAGGAACCGCCGCGCCGTTGACGCTGCGGGCGCTCAGCAGGCGGGTTTTGGCCTCATGATTTGCATCTGGGGCCTGAACTTGTGACGGTGGTGGGGACCGAAGGCGCCCGCCGGTCCCGAATTCGGGGACGTGGCCGGGGCGCCGCAAGCCGGCAATCCCACCAGGAGCAATCCATGCTGACCCTGACCGAGAACGCCCGCACGACCGTTGATGGCCTCACCACCGAGGCCGGCCTGCCCGATGGCGGCGGCCTGCGCATCGCCGCCTCCGCCGCCGAGGACGGCGGCTTCGACCTCGCACTCGTCGCTGAGCCCGCCCCGGGCGACGCCGTCGTCCAGTCCGGCACGACCAAGGTCTTCCTCGAGCCGGCGGCATCCGACGCGCTCGCGGACCACGAGCTCGACGCCGACCCGGCGCAGCCCGGCACGAGCTTCACGGTCGTCCCGCAGGCCTGACGCCTACTGGCAAGTCCGGCTCGGCCCGGAGGCCGCCCGCAGCGAAAGCCGCGGGCGGCCTCCGCTGCGTCTGCGGGCGCTGCCGAACCGGGAGCGGATCGATGGGTGGGCCCCGTCGGGCTCGAACCGACGACCAACGGATTAAAAGTCCGATGCTCTACCAACTGAGCTAGAGGCCCGGGGGAACGCGTTCCCGCTCGCGCCAGCCTACGCGGGGACTCGGGCGCGCACCGCCGGACGACGGCCCGCTGCGTCCCCGAGCGACCCGCCCGAGCCCTCCGGCGCGCCGAACTGAGTCGTGGTCACGCGATCGACCTCGCGGCGACCACAACTTCCAGTTCGTCGGTGCCCAGCTCGTCAGACCCTCGTCGGCGCGGGCGAATCGGCGCGCCTAGGCCCGCCGCCGCCGCGTCACCCCCGACAGGGCGGCGCCGCCCGCGAACAGGGCCAACGCGGCGAGCCCGCGACGGACCGAGCTCGCGCCGTCGCTATCGACGCCCGCGATCTCGACGGAGTATGCGGTCGCGCCGGCGGCGCCCGCGGGGGCGCCGTCCGCCATCCCCCCGGTCGCCGCGCGATCGGCGCCCGCCGTGATGACGGCGTACTTCAGGCCGTTGTCGGCGGCGGTGGACATTCCGCTGGTGACCAGCTGCGAGGTGCCCTCGGTCGACAGGCGCTGCGCGCCGTCGACGAGCGCCGGCGCCGCGTCCGATGCCTGGCGCAGCCCAGCCGGTCCGCGCCGGCCGCGAGCTGGCCCGTGCCCGCGGCCAGCGACCCGGCGCCGGCCGAGAGGGTGCCCGCCCCGTCGCCGAGCGCGGCCAGCCCGCTCACGAGCGTCTGCCCGCCCGCCGCGATCTGGTCGACGGCGCCCTGGAGCGAGTGCACCCCGCCGCGCAGCGTCGCGCTCGCCTGGGAGTCGCCGTCGTGCCCGTCGCCGGCCCGGACCTTCGTGACGACGCCGCTGGAGGACGGCGAAGACGGCGACGGCGCGGCCGCTCGCGGCGTCGGGCAGCACCGCGGCGCGCAGGAGGGAGGCGAACCAGGCCGCGACGAACCCGAGGGCGAACCCGCCCGCCCGCTGGGCCGGCGACCGGTCCGGGACGAGGCCGAGCGCGCCCCCGAGCGCGGCGCTCGTTAATGCAAGCCCTGCACCCCGAACCCGAGGCGTCCGACGTCGGAACAAGACCGGTTGCGAAAATCGCGAGGAAAGCACCCGTGAGCACGTGTCGTCTCATGACCACCTCATTGTGGTGAACGGCGCGAATGGAGCGAAGTAGCGCGTTGTCTACCAGTGGTCAGACACCTCGGCGCGGCATTACTAGGTACTTTCGTCCCGGTATCAGGTAAACCGCTAGTCGGCTGTTAGCTCATGACGGCGGATCCAGGTCAGCCCGGAGCCGACGCGCGGCAGCCACCCGGCCGGCGGGTCCTCCCCGACGCGGCCGTCGACGGCCTCCCGGAGCAGGTCGGCGTGGCCCGTGTGCCGGCCGTACTCCTCCACGAGGTCGCACAGCAGGCGGCGCAACGAGGGATGGACGCCGGCGTCGTCGCTGAGGTCCGCGAGCTGGTCGAGCCCGCCGCGGGCCAGTGCGGCCTCGAGTCGAGCGCGCGAGCGGGCCACGGCGTCATCCCAGATCGCGTACAGCTCCGCCGGCGAGTTCTGCGCGGCCGAGAGGAGCTCGGTGTGGTTGTCGGCCCAGTCCTGCGGCCGCCACATCGGCCCGGGGTGCTCGCCCGCCAGCTTGTAGGTGAAGGTCAGGTCCTCGATCGCGGCGAGGTGCTTGAGCAGCCCGCCGAGGGTGAGGGACGAGGCGCCGACGCGCTGGGCGAGGCCCGCGGCGGAGAGGTCGTCGGCCTTCCAACGGAAGGTCGTGCGCAGCCGGTCCAGCATGGCCACGAGGTGCTCGACCTCCGTGCCGGCGAGCGGCGGTTCCCAGGGGCTGTCGGCAGTCGTCATGCCTCGACCGTACGGTCGCCCGGCGTCGGGCGCCGCCCCAGACCTGAGGGGTTTGTCCGGGCGAAATCTGGACACATGTTCATCAATCACCCGTTCGGCTCTGCACAGGCTGTGAACAGGTCCCTAGATTCACGTTCATCGCTCGATCATTCGGGCGATGAGCGAGGCATTGACATCCCTGGCGCACCAACGGTCGCCATTTGCCGGGAATCGAGCCA harbors:
- a CDS encoding iron-sulfur cluster assembly accessory protein is translated as MLTLTENARTTVDGLTTEAGLPDGGGLRIAASAAEDGGFDLALVAEPAPGDAVVQSGTTKVFLEPAASDALADHELDADPAQPGTSFTVVPQA
- a CDS encoding mycothiol transferase, with the protein product MTTADSPWEPPLAGTEVEHLVAMLDRLRTTFRWKADDLSAAGLAQRVGASSLTLGGLLKHLAAIEDLTFTYKLAGEHPGPMWRPQDWADNHTELLSAAQNSPAELYAIWDDAVARSRARLEAALARGGLDQLADLSDDAGVHPSLRRLLCDLVEEYGRHTGHADLLREAVDGRVGEDPPAGWLPRVGSGLTWIRRHELTAD
- a CDS encoding mechanosensitive ion channel family protein, producing MLRTEVVDEAVGVAGPIVAVVGAAVLAFVLASLISAVVRSMARRSNLALDLIKRARRPLRAVLIIAAVWIALRLSTDSAPWRVTVEHALLIGLIVAVAFLIGALAFVVEDAALARYRMDVPDNRHARRVRTQITVLRRLTVVILAFCAIAGVLMTFPSAQAAGASLFASAGVISIVAGLAAQSSLANVFAGLQLAFTDAIRVDDVVIVEGEWGRIEEITMTYVVVHVWDDRRLIVPSTHFTTTPFQNWTRRDANLLGTVEFDLDWSVPVTPMRAELTRLLDESGDLWDHRVGILQVTEATGGFVQVRALASAIDAPTLFDLRCYVREGLVDWLQREQPAALPRTRIEGMADVAPRATPPAVRPALPAPSAPSLPAPPVPVENPPADVVGGDVAPTPVAPTPDVPTPDVPTPDVPTPDVPAPTATFPVTPPDLADAPVRRSAMRAPSSADTVRIATHNDARLFTGSIDALERAQAFGGPGREVLDEREQTAERALGQTGETAKAEAKEPPRR
- a CDS encoding GlsB/YeaQ/YmgE family stress response membrane protein, which codes for MSVSGIITAIIIGAIIGALGRLFAPGKQNISILLTIVVGIVAALLGTALANAVASSDTGGIDWIELLFQVVLAVVGVTLAARLTSGRSRA